The sequence below is a genomic window from Fusobacterium simiae.
TTTAAGTGGAATTGAAACAAGAATTGAAAATGATGCAAATATCATTGCACAAGGAGAAGCTATCTTTGGAGCAGCAAAAGGAAAAAAATCATCAATAACTATTGCAATAGGAACAGGAATAGGTGGAGGAATATTTTATAATGGAAGTCTTATTTCTGGTATGTCAGGAGTTGGTGGAGAAATTGGTCATATGAAAGTAGTAAAAGACGGTAAAGTTTGTGGTTGTGGACAAAATGGCTGCTTTGAAGCCTATGCCTCTGCTAGTTCTCTTGTAAAAGAAGCAAAAGAAAGATTGAAGTTAAATGAAGATAATTTACTCTTTAAAGAAATAAATGGAAATTTAGAGGAACTTGAAGCAAAAAATATTTTTGATGCTGCTAGAAAAGGAGATGAATTTTCAAAAGATTTATTAGAATATGAAAGTGATTATCTAGCTTTAGGTATAGGAAATCTCTTAAATATAATTAATCCTGAGTGTATAGTTATAAGTGGAGGAATATCTTTAGCAGGAGATGAAATTTTACTTCCAATAAAAGAGAAATTAAAAAAATATACTATGCCTCCTGCACTTGAAAATTTAGAAATAAAGACTGGTATTTTAGGGAATGAAGCAGGTATTAAAGGAGCTGTAGCACTTTTTATTTAGTATCATTTAAGTAAAATAGATAGAATTATATGTCTTATAAAAATACATTTTT
It includes:
- a CDS encoding ROK family protein translates to MKHYIGIDLGGTNTKIGVVDSEGNLINSKIIKTHSHQNVDKTLERIWDTAKKLVIEKEIPLFSVVGIGIGIPGPVKNQSIVGFFANFDWERNLNLKEKMENLSGIETRIENDANIIAQGEAIFGAAKGKKSSITIAIGTGIGGGIFYNGSLISGMSGVGGEIGHMKVVKDGKVCGCGQNGCFEAYASASSLVKEAKERLKLNEDNLLFKEINGNLEELEAKNIFDAARKGDEFSKDLLEYESDYLALGIGNLLNIINPECIVISGGISLAGDEILLPIKEKLKKYTMPPALENLEIKTGILGNEAGIKGAVALFI